A single genomic interval of Candidatus Eisenbacteria bacterium harbors:
- a CDS encoding HypC/HybG/HupF family hydrogenase formation chaperone, whose amino-acid sequence MCLGVPGRVVEVDGLLAVVDFWGVRKAVRLDVVDEAVVPGDYVLNHVGFAIRRISPEDVGQTLALYETLLADPGAADPMAADVRGELGGTGRVRRE is encoded by the coding sequence ATGTGCCTCGGCGTCCCCGGCCGCGTCGTCGAGGTCGACGGCCTGCTCGCCGTCGTCGACTTCTGGGGCGTGCGGAAGGCGGTGCGTCTGGACGTCGTCGACGAGGCGGTGGTCCCCGGCGACTACGTGCTGAACCACGTCGGCTTCGCGATCCGCCGCATCTCGCCCGAGGACGTCGGCCAGACGCTGGCGCTCTACGAGACGCTCCTCGCCGACCCGGGTGCGGCCGACCCGATGGCGGCCGACGTGCGCGGCGAGCTCGGCGGCACGGGAAGGGTGCGTCGTGAGTAG